The Paeniglutamicibacter sulfureus genome includes a region encoding these proteins:
- the ehuA gene encoding ectoine/hydroxyectoine ABC transporter ATP-binding protein EhuA, translating into MPSTPDSATSPAAAGSAPSAPVIEFRDVEKSYGSNVVLHELNFSVAKGDRVTLIGPSGSGKTTILRLVMTLEEATDGYIFIDGEPLTHEERGGKRVARSKKDQKRIRQRIGMVFQQFNLFPNMSVLENIIEAPVHVLGQSKAEATARAKELLEKVGLADKAEQHPTSLSGGQQQRVAIARALALDPEILLLDEVTSALDPEIVGEVLGILRNIAETTNITMLIVTHEMQFARDVSNRVLMFDGGKIVEEAPPAVMFSDPKHQRTKDFLHAVLGGEEGTIGTH; encoded by the coding sequence TTGCCTTCAACACCTGATTCCGCAACCAGCCCGGCGGCCGCCGGTTCCGCACCGTCGGCACCCGTGATCGAGTTCCGCGACGTCGAGAAGTCCTACGGCAGCAACGTGGTGCTGCACGAGCTGAACTTTTCCGTCGCCAAGGGCGACCGCGTCACCCTGATCGGCCCCTCCGGGTCCGGCAAGACCACCATCCTGCGCCTGGTCATGACGTTGGAGGAGGCCACCGACGGCTACATCTTCATCGACGGCGAACCGCTGACCCATGAGGAGCGCGGCGGCAAGCGGGTGGCCCGCAGCAAGAAGGACCAGAAGCGGATCCGCCAGCGGATCGGCATGGTCTTCCAGCAGTTCAACCTCTTCCCGAACATGTCGGTGCTGGAGAACATCATCGAGGCCCCGGTCCACGTGCTGGGCCAGTCCAAGGCCGAGGCCACGGCCCGGGCCAAGGAGCTGCTGGAGAAGGTCGGCCTGGCCGACAAGGCCGAGCAGCATCCGACCTCGCTTTCCGGCGGGCAGCAGCAGCGCGTGGCCATCGCCCGGGCCCTGGCCCTGGACCCGGAAATCCTGCTGCTGGACGAGGTCACCAGCGCGCTGGACCCAGAGATCGTCGGCGAGGTGCTGGGCATCCTGCGCAACATCGCCGAGACCACCAACATCACGATGCTGATCGTCACCCACGAGATGCAATTTGCCCGCGACGTCTCCAACCGCGTGCTGATGTTCGACGGCGGCAAGATCGTCGAGGAGGCCCCGCCGGCGGTCATGTTCAGCGACCCGAAGCACCAGCGCACCAAGGACTTCCTGCATGCCGTGCTCGGCGGCGAAGAGGGCACCATCGGCACCCACTAG
- a CDS encoding GntR family transcriptional regulator yields the protein MGQQPSATSMVRVQRSSTIDLITNQLRNAIYEGLLMPGTPIQEAQAAKQLGVSRGSLRESTQRLIQDGLLVSIPGQGLSVAVIRPADLEELYATRLVVESAAIRVIASLPDAGERAIRLHAASAVLTRLEGLDASPQALESPRSIGDADLDFHFEMVQASGNRRLVKYMANLVVETRLASLGNPGGYVIRTDLHRAHRERLELVLAGDGEGAVDLLQRHFRDAVDRLTGVLRKPVATARVSFDEAGHELGRIGS from the coding sequence ATGGGTCAACAGCCCTCGGCGACAAGCATGGTTCGGGTGCAGCGATCCTCGACGATCGACTTGATAACCAACCAATTGCGCAACGCCATTTACGAGGGCCTGCTCATGCCCGGAACCCCCATCCAGGAAGCCCAGGCGGCCAAGCAACTCGGGGTGAGCCGGGGCTCGCTGCGCGAGTCCACCCAGCGGCTCATCCAGGACGGCCTGCTGGTTTCCATCCCGGGGCAGGGACTGAGTGTGGCCGTCATTCGCCCGGCCGACCTGGAGGAACTCTACGCAACGCGCCTGGTGGTGGAGAGCGCCGCCATCCGCGTCATCGCCTCACTGCCGGACGCAGGGGAGCGGGCGATTCGCCTCCATGCCGCATCGGCGGTGCTGACCCGCCTGGAGGGTCTCGACGCCAGCCCCCAAGCCCTCGAATCCCCTCGATCCATCGGCGACGCGGACCTGGACTTCCACTTCGAGATGGTGCAGGCGTCCGGGAACCGTCGCCTGGTCAAGTACATGGCCAATCTGGTCGTGGAGACGCGACTGGCCAGCCTCGGCAACCCCGGCGGCTACGTCATTCGCACCGACCTGCACCGGGCCCACCGGGAACGGCTGGAGCTGGTGCTCGCGGGCGACGGCGAGGGCGCCGTGGACCTGCTCCAACGTCATTTCCGTGACGCCGTCGATCGACTGACCGGGGTGCTGCGCAAGCCGGTCGCCACGGCGCGGGTCTCCTTCGATGAGGCCGGGCACGAACTGGGACGCATCGGATCCTGA
- the ehuD gene encoding ectoine/hydroxyectoine ABC transporter permease subunit EhuD, with translation MIAVNTALEWHWDSTWEVLPTLLMAFLKVTLLVTVLSTLIAAVLGLFIAMAMRMAPRPVASTIKWIANFIRMTPIVVQLLFAYYAFLSLEGVTIGIIVFGIHYSTYMSEVYRAGIDSVPKGQWEATTALSMSSRRTWTAVVIPQALRATIPALGNYAVSMFKDTPFLLVIGVVELVNAGLIFGGNAFRYVEPLTLVGIIFLLASYPTSLLIGRLEKRLAFNT, from the coding sequence ATGATTGCCGTCAACACCGCCCTGGAATGGCACTGGGACAGCACCTGGGAGGTGCTTCCGACGCTGCTCATGGCGTTCCTCAAGGTCACCTTGCTGGTCACGGTCCTCAGCACGCTGATTGCCGCAGTCCTTGGCCTGTTCATAGCAATGGCCATGCGGATGGCCCCGCGGCCGGTCGCCTCCACCATCAAGTGGATCGCCAACTTCATTCGGATGACGCCCATCGTGGTCCAGCTGCTGTTCGCCTACTACGCGTTCCTGTCGCTGGAGGGGGTGACGATCGGCATCATCGTCTTCGGCATCCACTATTCCACCTATATGTCGGAGGTCTACCGTGCCGGGATCGACTCGGTGCCCAAGGGCCAGTGGGAGGCCACCACCGCGCTGTCGATGTCCTCGCGACGCACCTGGACCGCCGTCGTCATTCCGCAGGCGCTGCGCGCCACCATCCCGGCCCTGGGCAACTACGCGGTTTCGATGTTCAAGGACACCCCGTTCCTGCTGGTCATCGGCGTGGTCGAACTCGTGAACGCCGGGTTGATCTTCGGCGGCAACGCCTTCCGCTACGTCGAACCGCTCACCCTGGTGGGAATCATCTTCCTCCTGGCCAGCTACCCGACCTCACTCCTGATTGGCAGATTGGAAAAGCGCCTTGCCTTCAACACCTGA
- the ehuC gene encoding ectoine/hydroxyectoine ABC transporter permease subunit EhuC: MDEKFAALGEAMPRLLDGILVTVQLTVLGGLAAFALSVALGLAATHPSKAARIPARIVIEFFRGTSLVVQLFWLFYVLPLLGMDLHPLLVGVIGLGLNYGAYGAEVVRGSINSVSTGQWEATTALSMGAAQRMYRVIFPQAWALMIPSLNNLLIHLMKGTAIVSFITIADFTYHLDQLKRVTDTVFAYGVVGLLSYFVIALVLTFLMNTLERRAKRKLGQGITVKSILSPAPTVGSPAGGAI, from the coding sequence GTGGACGAAAAATTTGCGGCGCTAGGGGAGGCCATGCCGCGGCTGCTGGACGGCATTCTGGTCACTGTCCAGCTCACCGTCCTGGGCGGGTTGGCGGCCTTCGCCCTGTCCGTGGCGCTGGGCCTCGCTGCCACCCATCCATCGAAAGCCGCGCGCATCCCCGCGCGCATCGTCATTGAGTTCTTCCGCGGCACCTCGCTGGTGGTGCAGCTGTTCTGGCTGTTCTACGTGCTTCCCTTGCTCGGCATGGACCTGCACCCGCTGCTGGTCGGCGTGATCGGACTGGGCCTGAACTACGGCGCCTACGGGGCAGAAGTCGTTCGCGGTTCCATCAATTCGGTCTCCACGGGCCAGTGGGAAGCCACCACGGCGCTGAGCATGGGCGCCGCGCAGCGGATGTACCGCGTGATCTTCCCCCAGGCCTGGGCCCTGATGATCCCGTCCCTGAACAACCTGCTCATCCACCTGATGAAGGGAACGGCAATCGTCAGCTTCATCACGATTGCCGACTTCACCTACCACCTCGACCAGCTCAAGCGCGTCACCGATACCGTGTTTGCCTACGGCGTGGTCGGGCTGCTGAGCTACTTCGTCATCGCACTGGTCCTGACCTTCCTGATGAACACCCTGGAACGCCGCGCGAAGCGCAAGCTCGGCCAGGGCATCACGGTCAAGTCCATACTGAGTCCGGCACCCACTGTCGGCAGTCCGGCGGGAGGAGCCATATGA
- the dapB gene encoding 4-hydroxy-tetrahydrodipicolinate reductase, with protein sequence MSAPLKVAVLGASGRMGAEAVKAVDAATDMELVAALGRGDKLEAILEAGATHVVDLSVPASTEDNVRFAVTHGLHAVVGTTGWDDAKRESLTNLLAENPGTGVLIAPNFALGSVLASAFAATAARYFESVEIIELHHPNKVDAPSGTAVRTAELIAAERAAAGVAASPDATETQLDGARGAVVDGIHVHSVRLRGLVAHQEVLLGGEGEQLTLRHDSYDRASFMPGVLLGLRTVASRPGLTYGLDGYLELGR encoded by the coding sequence ATGAGTGCACCACTAAAAGTCGCCGTCCTCGGCGCATCGGGACGAATGGGGGCCGAGGCCGTCAAGGCCGTCGACGCCGCCACGGACATGGAACTTGTTGCAGCGCTGGGTCGCGGAGACAAGCTGGAAGCCATCCTGGAGGCGGGGGCCACGCACGTGGTCGACCTGTCGGTCCCGGCCAGTACCGAGGACAACGTGCGCTTCGCTGTCACCCATGGCCTGCATGCCGTGGTCGGAACCACCGGCTGGGACGACGCCAAGCGCGAATCCCTCACCAACCTGTTGGCCGAAAACCCCGGCACCGGTGTGCTCATTGCCCCGAACTTCGCCCTCGGGTCGGTGCTGGCTTCGGCCTTCGCCGCCACGGCGGCACGCTACTTCGAATCGGTGGAAATCATCGAGCTGCACCACCCCAACAAGGTCGATGCCCCCTCGGGCACCGCGGTGCGCACCGCGGAACTGATCGCCGCCGAGCGTGCCGCCGCGGGAGTGGCAGCGAGCCCGGATGCCACCGAAACCCAGTTGGACGGCGCCCGCGGCGCCGTGGTGGACGGCATCCACGTGCACTCGGTGCGCCTGCGCGGACTGGTTGCCCACCAGGAGGTCCTGCTGGGCGGGGAAGGTGAGCAACTGACGTTGCGCCACGACTCCTACGACCGCGCTTCCTTCATGCCCGGCGTGCTGCTGGGCCTGCGCACCGTCGCCTCGCGCCCGGGGCTGACCTACGGCCTTGACGGCTACCTCGAGTTGGGACGCTAG
- a CDS encoding GNAT family N-acetyltransferase — MRNFGGETSTLRVLRFSEEELLARATLGNMNWPGPRFTLEQIEQIPAIAHYFTRWPGKDDFGLVAEDPDGKAVGVVWLRYFDPTDPGYGFVAESIPELCVWVAEGQRGRGLGTRLIAGILEQARSQALPAISLSVEAGNPARSVYERLGFVPAGPYFDEGTLLLRL, encoded by the coding sequence ATGAGGAACTTTGGGGGAGAAACGTCCACGCTTCGCGTGCTCCGGTTTAGTGAGGAGGAATTGCTGGCGCGGGCCACCTTGGGAAATATGAACTGGCCGGGGCCACGGTTCACGCTCGAGCAAATCGAGCAGATTCCTGCCATCGCCCACTATTTCACGCGGTGGCCCGGGAAGGACGACTTCGGCCTGGTGGCCGAAGACCCGGACGGAAAAGCCGTTGGCGTCGTTTGGCTGCGCTATTTCGACCCGACGGACCCGGGCTACGGCTTTGTCGCCGAGTCGATCCCCGAACTCTGCGTCTGGGTTGCCGAGGGGCAACGCGGCCGGGGGCTCGGAACCCGACTGATTGCCGGAATCCTCGAACAGGCACGTTCCCAGGCACTGCCCGCGATCAGCCTCAGCGTCGAAGCGGGAAACCCCGCACGATCGGTCTATGAGCGTCTCGGGTTCGTTCCCGCCGGACCGTATTTCGACGAGGGCACCCTCCTCCTTCGCCTCTGA
- a CDS encoding DUF952 domain-containing protein: METVLHLTEFSSWERAQTAGEYRQSTRGATLAKVGFIHCSSPGQLPVVAGHIYPDFSGELVVLELDAAAIAAAGREIRLEDGGDGELFPHLYGVLRTEWVRKTHRAAMVAGELSVPGLERRTGSIT; encoded by the coding sequence ATGGAAACCGTCCTGCACCTGACCGAATTTAGTTCATGGGAACGCGCCCAGACCGCCGGCGAGTATCGACAATCGACCCGGGGCGCAACGCTGGCCAAGGTCGGTTTCATCCACTGTTCGTCCCCGGGGCAGCTCCCGGTGGTCGCCGGCCACATCTACCCCGATTTCTCCGGCGAGCTGGTGGTGCTGGAGCTGGACGCCGCAGCGATTGCCGCCGCGGGAAGAGAGATCCGCTTGGAGGACGGCGGTGACGGGGAATTGTTTCCCCACCTCTACGGCGTGCTGAGGACCGAGTGGGTGCGGAAGACGCACCGGGCGGCGATGGTCGCCGGGGAATTGTCGGTCCCGGGCCTCGAACGCCGGACCGGGAGCATCACGTGA
- a CDS encoding tetratricopeptide repeat protein, with protein sequence MKTKIWVGAILLLFVFYLVAAFGSAVRFIAADEPVAKIIGVAALVVPLVGVWILVREVLFGSRTQKMASILASEGLLPEDTLPRTPSGRIVKAAADEDFVQYKEEAEANPESWKSWHRLALAYDAAGDRRRARESMRTAIGFYLAEGK encoded by the coding sequence ATGAAAACCAAGATCTGGGTCGGCGCCATCCTGCTGCTCTTCGTGTTCTACCTGGTCGCCGCGTTCGGCTCGGCCGTGCGCTTCATCGCCGCCGACGAACCGGTCGCCAAGATCATCGGCGTTGCCGCCTTGGTGGTCCCGCTGGTCGGCGTGTGGATCCTGGTTCGCGAGGTGCTCTTCGGCTCCCGCACGCAGAAGATGGCCTCGATCCTGGCCAGCGAGGGCCTGCTGCCCGAAGACACCCTGCCGCGCACCCCCTCGGGACGCATCGTCAAGGCCGCCGCCGACGAAGACTTCGTGCAGTACAAGGAAGAGGCCGAGGCCAACCCCGAATCCTGGAAGTCCTGGCACCGCCTGGCCCTGGCCTACGACGCCGCGGGGGACCGGCGCCGCGCCCGCGAGTCGATGCGCACGGCGATCGGCTTCTACCTGGCCGAGGGCAAGTAA
- the ehuB gene encoding ectoine/hydroxyectoine ABC transporter substrate-binding protein EhuB, protein MKRSITRRPLLATGVVLASLSLALSGCAGSTTTEQPGGSAAAPAGEGKLQALKDKGSITVAIAGEAPYSYEENGEPTGATIALAKKIFGDMGIKEVNTVLVDWNGLIPGLTANRSDAVSAGMSILPERCANADFSDPEIMYTTALMTQKGNPKGLSDLDSVKEKMDAGEDIKLAVLAGGIEAGYADSLGLEVQSVPDAQTGMDTVDNGRADAFAMTAISLNFMADENPDANVEVTEAFVQEIDGVPQIGAGATVFAQGDDELREAYNEGLAKITESEETYLAVVGEYGFTAENLPPKDLTTEELCEGTPAP, encoded by the coding sequence ATGAAGCGCAGCATCACTCGCAGGCCGTTGCTGGCCACAGGCGTTGTCCTAGCCTCCCTGTCACTGGCCCTCAGCGGCTGTGCCGGATCAACCACCACCGAACAACCCGGAGGCTCCGCCGCCGCCCCCGCGGGCGAAGGCAAATTGCAGGCACTGAAGGACAAGGGCTCCATCACCGTCGCCATCGCCGGCGAAGCCCCGTACTCATACGAGGAGAACGGCGAGCCCACCGGCGCCACGATCGCCCTGGCCAAGAAGATCTTCGGAGACATGGGAATCAAGGAAGTCAACACCGTCTTGGTCGACTGGAACGGCTTGATTCCCGGCCTGACTGCCAACCGCTCCGATGCCGTCAGCGCGGGGATGTCCATTCTCCCGGAGCGTTGCGCCAACGCCGACTTCTCCGACCCCGAGATCATGTACACCACTGCCCTGATGACCCAAAAGGGCAACCCGAAGGGCCTGAGCGACCTCGACTCCGTCAAGGAGAAGATGGATGCCGGGGAAGACATCAAGCTCGCGGTGCTGGCTGGCGGCATCGAGGCCGGCTACGCCGATTCCCTGGGCCTTGAAGTGCAGTCGGTTCCGGATGCGCAGACGGGCATGGACACCGTGGACAACGGCCGTGCCGATGCGTTCGCGATGACCGCGATCTCGCTGAACTTCATGGCCGATGAGAACCCGGACGCCAATGTCGAGGTCACGGAGGCCTTCGTGCAGGAGATCGACGGGGTTCCGCAGATCGGCGCGGGAGCCACCGTCTTCGCCCAAGGTGACGACGAGCTGCGCGAGGCCTACAACGAGGGCCTGGCCAAGATCACCGAGTCCGAGGAAACCTACCTTGCCGTCGTGGGCGAATACGGCTTCACGGCCGAGAACCTTCCGCCCAAGGACCTGACCACCGAAGAGCTCTGCGAAGGCACACCGGCCCCGTAG
- a CDS encoding ExeM/NucH family extracellular endonuclease, whose product MKKSATAAFATVTLAAAMAVGTMVPATAAVTETTPIEKIQGTGAASGMVGQQVSVRAVVTGAYAEGGIRGFYIQSAGSGSEISPEGSSGIFVYSPSGVGKVAVGDHVEVTGTVGEYFRLTQVSASASGIEVLSEPADAVKPLAIDIPSSDADRERFESMLIDPQGQWTVADNYSLNQFGEMTLAEGTSEILPGERTLRQATDAFAPGSAQAQALEAENERRAVVLDDGATLNFLGARANKSVPLPYLSAGHRVSVGAQATFTSPVIMDYRYDLWRMQPQGQVIGAEDADIPASFAQAPAEAPAEVGGNVTVGSFNVLNYFTTTGDQLSGCTYYTDREGQPVTVRGGCDARGAANGQSLERQQAKIVSALNKFDADVVVLEEIENSARFGLERDEALATLVHALNRAAGKQQWKFVPSPAAVPEDEDVIRTAMIYKNNAVKPIDESVILDDAAFDNARDPLAQAFQRVGGNVQSRFLILANHFKSKGSDPKDGSDNADKGDGAGAWNAARVEQAEALVDFAEGLKKERNTNKVLLAGDFNAYSAEEPIQVLAEAGYVDLGAGADTRSYLFGGRTGSLDHILGSREVAQQVTGETIWNINATESVAYEYSRYNYNVAQLFSPDQFRSSDHDPVLVGLQLDK is encoded by the coding sequence ATGAAGAAAAGCGCAACGGCGGCTTTCGCCACCGTGACCTTGGCAGCGGCGATGGCCGTGGGGACGATGGTTCCGGCCACGGCAGCAGTCACCGAAACGACTCCCATCGAAAAAATCCAGGGCACGGGTGCCGCGAGCGGGATGGTTGGCCAGCAGGTCTCCGTTCGCGCGGTGGTCACCGGCGCCTACGCCGAGGGCGGCATCCGCGGCTTCTACATCCAAAGTGCGGGCAGCGGAAGTGAGATTTCCCCCGAGGGCAGTTCGGGAATCTTCGTCTACTCGCCAAGCGGAGTGGGCAAGGTTGCCGTGGGCGACCACGTGGAGGTCACCGGGACGGTCGGCGAATACTTCCGACTGACCCAGGTCAGTGCCTCGGCTTCCGGCATTGAGGTGCTCAGCGAACCGGCCGATGCCGTCAAGCCCCTGGCCATCGACATCCCCTCCTCGGACGCCGATCGCGAGCGCTTCGAATCCATGTTGATCGATCCGCAGGGACAGTGGACGGTGGCCGACAACTATTCGCTGAACCAGTTCGGCGAGATGACCCTCGCCGAAGGCACCAGCGAGATCCTTCCCGGCGAGCGCACCCTGCGCCAGGCCACCGATGCCTTTGCCCCGGGCAGTGCCCAGGCCCAAGCCCTGGAAGCCGAGAATGAGCGGCGGGCCGTGGTGCTGGATGACGGCGCCACCTTGAACTTCCTCGGTGCGCGAGCCAACAAGTCCGTTCCGCTTCCGTATCTTTCGGCGGGGCATCGTGTCAGCGTCGGTGCCCAGGCCACCTTCACCTCTCCGGTGATCATGGACTACCGCTATGACCTGTGGCGGATGCAGCCGCAGGGGCAGGTTATCGGGGCAGAGGATGCCGATATCCCGGCGTCCTTCGCGCAAGCCCCGGCCGAGGCGCCGGCGGAGGTAGGCGGAAACGTCACCGTCGGCAGCTTCAATGTCCTGAACTACTTCACCACCACCGGGGACCAGCTTTCCGGGTGCACCTACTACACCGATCGGGAAGGCCAGCCGGTCACCGTGCGCGGAGGCTGCGACGCACGCGGTGCCGCCAATGGCCAGAGCCTCGAGCGCCAGCAGGCCAAGATCGTCTCGGCGCTGAACAAGTTCGACGCCGACGTGGTGGTCTTGGAAGAGATTGAAAACTCCGCCCGCTTTGGGCTCGAGCGCGATGAAGCGCTCGCCACCTTGGTGCATGCGCTGAACCGGGCCGCCGGCAAGCAGCAGTGGAAGTTCGTGCCAAGCCCCGCGGCAGTCCCGGAAGACGAGGACGTCATTCGCACCGCGATGATCTACAAGAACAACGCGGTGAAGCCCATTGACGAGTCGGTCATCCTGGATGATGCGGCGTTCGACAATGCACGTGACCCCCTGGCGCAGGCATTCCAGCGCGTTGGCGGAAATGTCCAGAGCCGCTTCCTGATTCTGGCGAACCACTTCAAGTCCAAGGGCTCGGATCCCAAGGACGGCTCGGACAACGCCGACAAGGGCGACGGCGCCGGGGCCTGGAACGCCGCGCGCGTCGAGCAGGCCGAGGCCCTGGTGGACTTCGCCGAAGGACTGAAGAAGGAGCGCAACACCAACAAGGTGCTGCTGGCCGGGGACTTCAACGCGTACTCCGCCGAGGAGCCGATCCAGGTGCTGGCCGAGGCCGGATACGTGGATCTCGGAGCCGGCGCGGATACCCGTTCCTACTTGTTCGGGGGCCGGACCGGCTCCCTGGACCATATTTTGGGTTCGCGCGAGGTTGCGCAGCAGGTCACCGGTGAAACGATCTGGAACATCAACGCCACCGAGTCGGTGGCGTACGAGTACAGCCGCTACAACTACAACGTGGCGCAGCTGTTCTCCCCGGACCAGTTCCGCTCCTCGGACCATGATCCGGTGCTTGTGGGGCTGCAGTTGGATAAGTAG